The following proteins are encoded in a genomic region of Ananas comosus cultivar F153 linkage group 25, ASM154086v1, whole genome shotgun sequence:
- the LOC109729072 gene encoding uncharacterized protein LOC109729072 produces MALWIPSSCWSSESSLRRDDGTAATAADADRLFPSLLRTTFNPGMLALGALTPHDATAAAAAVGGGGDTSSAASAAAAVAAPPSSVSCYAKGRDAASELAMVVVPKSGGTTGKNLAEIVKELDEYFLKAADAGAHVSFLLEAPNCDFPSTQGLSGKVFSYGKSLNPLVWSKSSNSMCGGFTRISNGGGFGVASATHSSTVEKLYAWERKLYQEVKNYERNKEEHEKRVDLLRKQEIKGVDYVKVEKNRMEIERLESKMLVATQAIETTTAEIIRLRESELFPQLLDLVTGMMGMWRSMYQCHQVQTHIVQQLQYLNNASNPNPTSDLHRQATIQLEIEVERWYSGFCTLINSQRDYINSLTGWLRLSLFQFHHDPLTGTHQNSDIYSLCEEWQLAVDRIPDKVASEGLKSFLIVIRSIVAQQSEEQKEKKRSEAAFKDLEKRADELRSLESKHGPYVANEKRAKVEALKAKAEEEKSKYEKSVGVTRAMTLNNLQTGFPNVFQTMTGFASICMQAFESVYNHRRVSEKILDSKRLLT; encoded by the exons ATGGCGCTCTGGATCCCGTCCTCCTGCTGGAGCAGCGAGTCGTCCCTCCGCCGCGACGATGGCACCGCGGCCACCGCGGCCGACGCCGACCGGCTCTTCCCGAGCCTTCTCCGCACCACCTTCAACCCCGGAATGCTCGCCCTCGGCGCCCTCACCCCGCAcgacgccaccgccgccgccgccgccgtaggTGGCGGCGGAgacacctcctccgccgcctcggccgccgcggcggtggcggcgccgccCTCGTCGGTGAGCTGCTACGCCAAGGGCCGCGACGCCGCGAGCGAGCTCGCCATGGTCGTCGTCCCCAAGAGCGGCGGCACCACCGGTAAAAACCTCGCCGAGATCGTCAAGGAGCTCGACGAGTACTTCCTCAAAGCCGCCGACGCGGGCGCCCATGTCTCCTTCCTCTTAGAAGCCCCTAATTGCGACTTCCCTTCCACCCAAGGCCTAtccg GAAAAGTGTTTAGTTATGGGAAGAGCCTGAACCCATTGGTTTGGTCCAAAAGCTCCAACTCCATGTGTGGTGGGTTCACAAGAATCAGCAATGGTGGTGGTTTTGGAGTCGCCTCTGCAACCCACTCCTCCACAGTAGAGAAGCTCTACGCCTGGGAGAGGAAGCTGTACCAGGAAGTGAAG AATTACGAGCGCAACAAGGAGGAGCATGAGAAGAGGGTGGACCTATTGAGGAAGCAGGAGATTAAGGGAGTGGACTATGTTAAG GTTGAGAAGAATAGGATGGAGATTGAGAGGTTGGAGTCGAAGATGTTGGTGGCTACTCAGGCTATAGAAACTACCACTGCTGAGATTATTAGGCTGAGGGAGTCTGAGCTCTTTCCTCAGCTCCTTGACCTGGTTACTGG CATGATGGGCATGTGGCGGAGCATGTACCAGTGCCACCAAGTCCAAACTCACATCGTCCAGCAGCTGCAGTACCTCAACAATGCATCAAACCCGAATCCCACTTCCGACTTACACCGCCAGGCTACTATCCAACTCGAGATCGAGGTTGAGCGCTGGTACTCGGGCTTCTGCACTCTCATCAACTCCCAAAGAGACTACATAAACTCCCTCACAGGTTGGCTCCGCCTCTCCCTCTTCCAGTTCCACCACGACCCGCTTACGGGTACTCACCAAAACTCCGACATCTACTCTCTATGCGAGGAGTGGCAACTCGCCGTCGATCGAATCCCCGACAAAGTGGCTTCTGAAGGGCTTAAGAGCTTCTTGATCGTGATCCGTTCGATCGTAGCTCAACAGTCGGAAGagcagaaggagaagaagagatcgGAGGCGGCTTTTAAAGACCTCGAGAAGAGAGCAGACGAATTAAGATCTCTCGAGTCTAAGCACGGTCCTTACGTAGCAAATGAGAAGCGGGCGAAGGTGGAGGCTTTGAAGGCtaaggcggaggaggagaagagcaAATATGAGAAGAGCGTGGGGGTGACGAGGGCGATGACTTTAAACAATTTGCAGACCGGCTTTCCGAATGTCTTTCAAACCATGACCGGATTCGCGAGCATTTGCATGCAGGCGTTCGAGTCGGTTTACAATCACAGAAGGGTTTCAGAAAAAATCCTCGACTCAAAGAGGCTGCTGACCTGA